In Phlebotomus papatasi isolate M1 chromosome 1, Ppap_2.1, whole genome shotgun sequence, the following proteins share a genomic window:
- the LOC129810331 gene encoding pseudouridylate synthase TRUB2, mitochondrial has translation MITSDSGAIFRTLNGILNVYKPSGVSVKRVMNAIVTNICKDLNRLDVRKPRSRLLFEQTNNNTYNVQVIPDPADHIKVVGERHQIADFRCQPAVALGHHTSGVLLLGLNSGTRDAFKIRMNRPVRVYRVTGRLGKATETHFANSRIIARSSYDHVSRGRISGLLSSIQASHQRKMFELCGVDIQSETAYNLATMGTIRPATSDLPVIYGITLVELARPNFTVEIHALNEKEDYLATLIHEIGLDLRTVAHCTAVRCIRCGYFSSEGSLLRGNWTLPYVVDNIQANTKIIQDHPSIIHQKSSALVNTESSNQTEESIKEGS, from the exons atgATTACCAGTGATTCAGGAGCTATTTTTCGTACTCTCAATGGTATTTTGAATGTGTACAAACCATCTGGTGTATCCGTGAAGCGGGTGATGAATGCCATTGTCACAAATATTTGCAAAG ATCTCAATCGACTGGATGTCCGGAAACCACGATCACGATTGCTTTTTGAGCAAACCAACAATAATACTTACAATGTTCAAGTGATTCCTGATCCTGCAGATCACATTAAAGTCGTGGGAGAGAGGCATCAAATTGCAGATTTTAGATGTCAACCTGCAGTAGCACTTGGTCATCACACAAGCGGTGTCCTCCTGCTGGGACTGAATTCTGGCACACGGGATGCCTTCAAGATACGCATGAATAGACCAGTGAGGGTGTATCGGGTGACTGGGAGATTGGGAAAAGCCACAGAGACGCATTTTGCGAACTCCAGAATCATTGCTAGATCATCTTACGATCACGTTTCGAGAGGAAGAATATCCGGGCTCTTGTCTTCAATTCAGGCATCTCATCAGAGGAAAATGTTTGAACTGTGTGGAGTAGATATACAGTCTGAAACAGCTTATAATTTGGCAACAATGGGAACAATACGGCCAGCTACTAGCGATCTTCCTGTAATCTATGGAATTACTCTGGTGGAGCTAGCAAGACCCAATTTTACTGTAGAAATTCATGCACTCAATGAAAAAGAAGACTACCTGGCTACACTGATTCACGAAATAGGACTGGATCTGCGTACGGTGGCTCATTGTACAGCCGTTAGGTGTATTCGATGTGGATATTTTTCATCTGAGGGTAGTCTTCTCAGGGGAAACTGGACACTCCCGTATGTTGTAGATAATATCCAAGCAAATACGAAGATAATTCAGGATCATCCTAGTATCATTCACCAAAAGAGCTCAGCTCTGGTCAATACAGAATCATCAAATCAAACAGAAGAATCAATCAAAGAAGGCTCTTGA
- the LOC129810332 gene encoding uncharacterized protein LOC129810332, producing the protein MASTSEQAAGSVNRAEFGKNPDVTFVFPNSGGAILLAEKLKLASKSDVFKNQFTCDTNDKDGAQIAITDISFDTFNKMVMNIYEKRIVVYEGNYLEILYAARKYFVNSLTTIVIKFIKSFLNDNNLADQYEFIEKFHLKILNDHVYKLCISFPIKIIGQLTNSVSHKQILRMILESPTLGCSSEYELYEAVVNMLKKNTTDITNATYTGEDFRKELGKMVNLIRFPCMSVNELVLCGRIPSLLTTRQLIDCLLWVQEEEFTDTLQDFSTNKRMFFKINNKLHYQMCQTCRGTKILCMVCKKYF; encoded by the coding sequence ATGGCATCTACATCTGAGCAAGCCGCAGGGTCTGTGAATCGTGCGGAATTTGGCAAGAATCCCGATGTAACATTTGTCTTTCCAAATAGCGGAGGAGCCATCTTGCTGGCCGAGAAGCTAAAACTTGCTAGTAAGAGCGATGTGTTCAAGAATCAATTTACTTGCGATACAAATGATAAGGATGGAGCTCAAATTGCTATCACGGACATATCCTTTGATACCTTCAACAAAATGGTTATGAATATTTATGAAAAGAGAATTGTTGTATATGAAGGCAATTACctggaaattctctatgctGCTAGGAAGTATTTTGTGAATAGTTTGACCACTATCGtcataaaattcatcaaaagctTCCTAAATGACAACAATTTAGCTGACCAATATGAATTTATCGAAAAGTTCCATCTGAAAATTCTGAATGATCATGTTTATAAGCTTTGCATATCATtcccaattaaaattattggtCAACTCACAAATTCCGTGAGCCACAAGCAGATTTTGCGTATGATCCTTGAGTCTCCGACACTCGGCTGTTCTTCGGAATATGAGTTGTATGAGGCTGTGGTTAATATGTTGAAGAAGAACACTACGGACATTACAAATGCGACTTATACCGGTGAAGACTTCAGAAAAGAACTTGGGAAAATGGTTAATCTCATTCGTTTTCCGTGTATGTCTGTGAATGAATTGGTTTTATGCGGAAGAATCCCATCTCTACTGACTACCAGACAATTAATTGATTGTCTGCTGTGGGTGCAGGAAGAAGAATTTACAGATACATTGCAGGATTTCTCAACTAATAAAAGaatgttttttaaaattaataataagctTCATTACCAGATGTGCCAGACTTGTCGTGGAACCAAAATTCTCTGTATGGTCTGTAAGAAATATTTCTAG
- the LOC129810333 gene encoding BTB/POZ domain-containing protein 6-B-like yields MASTSSTNSVAINSVEFGQNPDVKFLFPNNGGATLLAEKVELANKSEVFKNQFSCDITDNGGRESIPITDISFDTFSKMISHIYGTKIAIDKANFREILYVSRKYFLDDLTVLVIEFLKQFLNADNLAEHFEFIEKFDIKMLNDYMAYHCRKFPLTVINTLTISAPHKRILHIILKSPIISCTEYDLYQAVVTMLIRQQKNKVFDEEIFKKELGKMIYLIRFPTMTVSQLISCGTKPSLLSEKQLVDLLLWVQDKKFSTTLQFFSNVQRFNENILNLKDMCLKCRATNIYCKKCDRSF; encoded by the coding sequence atgGCGTCAACAAGTTCTACAAACTCAGTGGCTATAAATAGTGTAGaatttggccaaaatcccgatgtAAAGTTTTTATTTCCGAATAACGGAGGAGCCACATTGCTTGCAGAGAAGGTGGAACTTGCAAACAAAAGCGAAGTGTTCAAGAATCAATTTTCTTGCGATATAACTGATAATGGAGGAAGGGAGTCAATTCCTATCACGGATATATCTTTCGACACGTTCAGTAAAATGATCTCACACATCTACGGAACTAAGATTGCCATAGATAAGGCAAACTTCAGGGAAATACTCTATGTTTCTAGGAAATATTTCCTGGATGACTTGACAGTCTTGGTCATTGAGTTTCTGAAACAATTTCTCAATGCTGATAATTTGGCTGAACACTTTGAATTTATCGAGAAATTTGATATCAAGATGCTAAACGATTATATGGCATATCACTGCAGGAAGTTTCCATTGACTGTAATCAATACGCTTACGATTTCTGCGCCTCATAAGCGCATCTTGCACATTATTTTAAAATCCCCAATAATTTCCTGCACAGAATATGATCTGTACCAAGCAGTTGTAACGATGTTGATCCGGCAGCAGAAGAATAAGGTTTTTGACGAagagatatttaaaaaagaacttggaaaaatgatttatttaataAGGTTTCCTACAATGACAGTATCACAATTAATTTCCTGTGGTACAAAGCCTTCTCTCCTGAGTGAGAAACAACTGGTTGATCTTTTGCTCTGGGTACAAGATAAGAAATTTTCAACTACTTTGCAGTTTTTCTCTAATGTTCAAAGATTCAATGAAAATATTCTAAATCTAAAAGATATGTGTCTTAAATGTCGTGCAACTAACATATACTGCAAGAAATGTGATAGATCCTTCTAA